Proteins from a genomic interval of Trifolium pratense cultivar HEN17-A07 linkage group LG6, ARS_RC_1.1, whole genome shotgun sequence:
- the LOC123888772 gene encoding eukaryotic translation initiation factor 3 subunit A, with amino-acid sequence MTSFLKPENALKRAEELINVGQKQDALQTLHDLITSKRYRAWQKTLERIMFKYVELCVDMRKGRFAKDGLIQYRIICQQVNVSSLEEVIKHFMHLSTEKAEQARNQAQELEEALDVDDLEADKRPEDLMLSYVSGEKGKDRSDRELVTPWFKFLWETYRTVLEILRNNSKLEALYAMTAHRAFQFCKQYKRTTEFRRLCEIIRNHLANLNKYRDQRDRPDLSAPESLQLYLDTRFEQLKIATELELWQEAFRSVEDIHGLMCMVKKTPKPSLMTVYYVKLTEIFWISSSHLYHAYAWFKLFLLQKSFNKNLSQKDLQLIASSVVLAALSVPPHDRTYSASHLELEHEKERNLRMANLIGFNLETKPESREMLSRSSLLAELASKGVMSCVSQEVKDIYYLLEHEFLPSDLALKVLPLLNKISKLGGKFTFASSVPEVQFSQYVPALEKLATLRLLQQVSNVYQTMKIDNLAGLIPFFDFSVVEKISVDAVKQKFLSMKVDHMKNVVIFCKTSLEADGLKDHLASFAEQLNKARQLICPPDRKQSKLGALLPTLSEVVAKEHKRLLARKSIIEKRKEEQERQLLEMEREEESKKLRLQKVNDEAEKIRLEKESELRRKQRIQREMEEKEKEEARLLLEEHEKRFKLKGKKAPPIDKANLSRQTLLQISLIEQQKQRQDIEKKLQKLAKTMDHLERAKREEAAPLIEAAYQQRLVEERILHEREQQMEVELSKQRHAGDLHEKERLSRMMGNKEIYQEKVVSHRQAETDRLKKEREDRISRILQSRKQEREKMRKLKYFLQVEEERRQKLREAEEAQKRQEAERKKKEQLEHQAKLDAIAEKQKQREREIEEKAEREKREALLGRPTEPALRPYEPPARPLESGAAPAAAAASSAPGKYVPKFRRGGADTTRAPPPEADRWGNSSSKPDGDRWDRNSSFGSGGGRSSTTWSSSRVSRDRH; translated from the exons ATGACGTCATTTCTGAAGCCTGAGAATGCCCTTAAAAGGGCTGAAG AGTTAATCAATGTTGGGCAGAAGCAGGATGCTCTTCAGACCCTGCACGATCTTATTACTTCGAAAAGATACAGAGCATGGCAGAAAACACTTGAACGGATCATGTTTAAGTATGTAGAGCTGTGTGTAGACATGAGGAAAGGACGGTTTGCTAAAGACGGGCTAATTCAATATCGAATCATTTGTCAGCAAGTTAATGTTAGTTCACTGGAGGAGGTGATTAAGCATTTCATGCACCTGTCAACAGAGAAAGCTGAACAAGCTCGTAACCAGGCTCAGGAATTAGAAGAAGCCCTTGATGTTGATGACTTAGAGGCAGATAAAAGGCCAGAGGACTTGATGCTGAGCTATGTCAGTGGTGAGAAAGGAAAGGATAGATCTGATCGGGAGCTTGTTACCCCATGGTTTAAATTTCTATGGGAAACTTACAGAACAGTGCTTGAAATATTGCGGAACAACTCCAAATTGGAAGCCCTTTATGCT ATGACAGCCCATCGAGCTTTCCAGTTTTGTAAGCAGTATAAACGAACTACAGAGTTTCGAAGACTTTGCGAAATCATTAGAAACCATTTGGCTAATCTTAACAAATATCGGGACCAACGAGACCGACCTGATCTTTCTGCTCCTGAAAGCTTGCAACTGTACCTTGATACAAGATTTGAGCAGCTGAAAATTGCCACTGAGCTTGAACTGTGGCAG GAAGCCTTTAGATCTGTTGAAGATATACATGGGTTGATGTGCATGGTCAAGAAAACTCCGAAACCATCCTTGATGACGGTTTACTATGTTAAGTTGACTGAAATATTTTGGATATCTTCAAGTCATTTATATCATGCATATGCATGGTTCAAGctctttttgttacaaaaaagtTTCAACAAAAATCTGAGTCAGAAGGATCTCCAGTTAATAGCTTCATCTGTTGTTTTAGCTGCACTTTCAGTGCCTCCTCATGATCGCACTTACAGTGCATCTCATTTAGAGCTAGAGCATGAAAAGGAGCGGAATTTGAGGATGGCTAATCTTATAGGCTTTAATCTTGAAACTAAGCCTGAGAGCAGAGAAATG CTCTCAAGGTCATCACTTCTCGCTGAACTG GCATCAAAGGGTGTGATGTCTTGTGTTTCACAAGAAGTGAAAGACATTTACTATCTTTTGGAACATGAATTTCTACCCTCGGATCTTGCACTAAAAGTACTACCCTtgctaaataaaatttcaaaattaggGGGTAAGTTTACCTTTGCTTCATCAGTTCCAGAGGTGCAATTTTCGCAGTATGTCCCAGCACTTGAAAAGTTAGCTACCTTGAGGTTACTACAACAG GTGTCTAATGTGTACCAAACAATGAAGATTGATAACCTTGCTGGGTTGATCCCTTTCTTTGATTTTTCCGTTGTGGAAAAGATTTCTGTCGATGCTGTTAAGCAGAAATTTCTATCAATGAAAGTCGACCACATGAAAAATGTTGTTATTTTCTGTAAGACG AGTCTTGAGGCTGATGGCTTGAAGGATCACTTGGCTAGTTTTGCTGAACAATTGAATAAGGCAAGGCAATTGATTTGTCCTCCTGATAGGAAACAATCAAAACTTGGAGCCTTGCTCCCGACCTTGTCTGAGGTTGTGGCCAAAGAACACAAGAGGCTCCTTGCTCGGAAATCAATTATTGAAAAGAGGAAAGAGGAACAAGAACGACAGCTTCTTGAAATG GAACGCGAGGAGGAGTCGAAGAAGTTAAGACTGCAGAAAGTTAATGACGAAGCCGAGAAAATACGacttgaaaaagagtctgagtTGAGGCGAAAGCAAAGGATCCAAAGGGAAATggaggaaaaagaaaaggaagaagcACGGCTTTTACTTGAGGAACATGAAAAGCGTTTTAAGTTAAAGGGTAAAAAGGCCCCCCCCATAGATAAG GCCAACCTTTCTAGGCAGACCTTGTTACAGATAAGTTTGATTGAACAACAAAAACAGAGACAAGATATTGAGAAGAAACTGCAGAAATTAGCTAAAACCATGGATCATTTGGAAAGAGCAAAGAGAGAAGAGGCTGCTCCACTTATTGAAGCTGCATATCAACAGCGCCTAGTGGAAGAGAGGATTCTTCATGAGCGTGAACAGCAA ATGGAGGTTGAACTGAGCAAACAACGTCATGCTGGAGATCTCCATGAGAAGGAGAGGCTTAGTCGAATGATGGGCAATAAA GAGATATATCAAGAGAAAGTTGTCAGTCATCGCCAAGCAGAAACTGATAGACTTAAGAAAGAAAGGGAGGATCGCATCTCTAGGATTTTACAATCCAGAAAACAGGAGAGGGAAAAGATGAGGAAGTTGAAGTATTTTCTTCAGGTTGAAGAAGAGAGACGACAAAAATTGCGTGAGGCAGAAGAAGCTCAGAAGCGTCAAG AGGCAGAGAGAAAAAAGAAGGAACAGCTTGAACACCAAGCAAAATTGGATGCGATAGCTGAAAAGCAGAAGCAAAGGGaaagagaaattgaagaaaagGCTGAGAGGGAAAAGAGGGAAGCATTGTTGGGCAGACCTACTGAACCTGCTCTGAGACCTTATGAGCCTCCTGCCCGTCCATTGGAGTCTGGTGCTGCTCCTGCTGCAGCTGCTGCATCCTCAGCTCCAGGGAAATATGTTCCCAAGTTCCGGCGAGGAGGTGCTGATACCACAAGAGCTCCTCCTCCAGAAGCAGATCGTTGGGGCAACAGTAGCAGCAAGCCAGATGGTGACAGGTGGGACCGCAACTCTTCATTTGGTTCTGGCGGGGGTAGGTCATCTACAACTTGGTCATCTTCCAGGGTTTCGCGTGATCGTCATTGA
- the LOC123889375 gene encoding UNC93-like protein 3 has protein sequence MASVTIHRDEETPLVTADESPIQIQQPPKSHTRDVHILSLAFLLIFLAYGAAQNLQSTLNTEEDLGTTSLGILYLSFTFFSVFASLVVRILGSKNALIIGTSGYWLYVAANLKPNWYTLVPASVYLGFCASIIWVGQGTYLTSTARSHAIDNNLHEGAVIGDFNGEFWGVYALHQFIGNLITFALLSDGQGGSTKGTTLLFVVFLFVMTFGAILMGFLHKRSGNSKEGYKDSEADAGESKSLKSLCKSLTSALSDVKMLLIIPLIAYSGLQQAFVWAEFTKYVVTPAIGVSGVGIAMASYGAFDGICSLAAGRLTSGLTSITSIVSFGAFAQAVVLILLLLNFSISSGFLGTLYILFLAGLLGVGDGVLMTQLNALLGMLFKHDMEGAFAQLKIWQSATIAIVFFLAPYISFQAVIIIMLVLLCLSYCSFLWLALKVGNASSPSTSE, from the exons ATGGCTTCCGTCACTATTCATCGCGACGAAGAAACGCCATTGGTTACCGCCGATGAATCACCGATTCAAATTCAACAACCACCTAAAAGTCACACCAGAGATGTTCATATTTTGAGCTTAGCGTTTTTGTTGATCTTTCTTGCTTATGGTGCTGCTCAAAATTTACAGAGCACTCTTAACACT GAGGAAGATTTGGGCACGACTTCGCTTGGGATACTATATTtgtcttttacatttttttctgTGTTTGCTTCTTTGGTGGTGCGGATTTTAGGATCCAAGAATGCTTTGATTATTGGTACATCTGGTTATTGGTTATATGTGGCTGCAAATTTGAAGCCGAATTG GTATACATTGGTTCCGGCCTCTGTGTATCTTGGGTTTTGTGCTTCTATAATATGGGTTGGACAG GGGACATATCTAACTTCCACTGCACGCAGTCATGCTATAGACAACAATCTCCACGAAGGTGCAGTAATTGGTGACTTCAACGGGGAATTCTGGGGTGTGTATGCACTCCATCAG TTTATTGGAAATCTTATTACATTTGCTCTACTCAGTGATGGGCAG GGGGGAAGTACCAAAGGCACAACTTTATTGTTTGTGGTATTCCTTTTCGTTATGACCTTTGGTGCAATACTAATGGGTTTCCTGCATAAACGGAGTGGTAATAGTAAAGAAGGGTACAAGGATTCAGAAGCTGATGCTGGTGAATCAAAGTCACTTAAGTCTCTATGTAAATCACTCACAAGTGCATTGTCTGATGTGAAGATGTTATTGATCATACCCCTTATAGCATATTCAGGTCTACAACAAGCATTTGTATG GGCGGAATTTACCAAGTATGTTGTAACTCCAGCAATTGGTGTTTCTGGTGTTGGTATTGCAATGGCATCATATGGAGCTTTTGATGGAATA TGTTCTCTGGCTGCTGGTCGTCTCACCTCTGGTCTCACATCCATTACATCAATAGTTTCTTTTGGAGCTTTTGCTCAGGCGGTTGTACTTATCTTACTTCTGCTAAATTTCAG CATATCTAGCGGATTTCTCGGTACTTTATATATACTCTTTTTGGCTGGTTTATTGGGTGTCGGTGATGGAGTTCTAATGACGCAGCTCAATGCTTTGCTAGGAATGCTATTTAAGCATGACATG GAAGGGGCTTTTGCACAGCTAAAGATATGGCAAAGCGCTACAATTGCTATCGTGTTCTTTTTGGCCCCGTACATTTCGTTCCAAGCAGTTATCATTATCATGTTGGTTTTACTATGCTTGTCATACTGCAGTTTTCTATGGTTGGCTCTCAAGGTAGGGAATGCATCATCACCTTCCACCAGTGAATGA